The genomic stretch CGCGCTTGAGGTACTTCTTAGCCAACTCGTGAGATGGGTGGCTCTCGAGACCGGGGTACGACACCCAGGCCACATATGGGCTGGCCTCGAGGTAACGagcgagggtgagggcgtTGGAAGCGTGCCTCTCGGCACGGAGGGAGAGAGTCTCgataccgaggaggagctgctggGCACCGAAGGGGTTGAGGCAGGCACCGAGGTCGCGGAGGAGCTCGACTCTAACTCTAATAGCATAGGTGATGGCACCGAAGGTCTCCCAGAACTTGAGCCCGTGATAACCCTCGGAGGGCTCAACCATCTGGGGGAAGCGCTTGCCGTGCTTGCCCCAGTCGAACTTGCCGGCATCGACGATGACGCCACCGATGGTAGTACCGTGACCACCAATCCACTTGGTGGCAGAGTGGACGACGATATCAGCACCGTGCTCGATGGGGCGGACGAAGTAACCGCCGGCGCCGAAGGTGTTGTCGACAACCACGGGGATACCGTGCTCGTGGGCAATGTTGGCAATCTTCTCGAAGTCGGGGACGTTGTAGCGGGGGTTGCCAATGCTCTCAATGTAGACGGCCTTGGTCTTGTCGTCAATGACAGCGGCGAAATCCTCGGGCTTGTCTCCCGTGACGaatttggtggtgatgccgaaGCGCTGAAAGAGGACCTTGAACTGGTTGTAGGTACCGCCgtagaggttggaggtggaaaCGATGTTGTCACCGGAGTGAGCAAGAGCGGCAATGGCCATAAACTGAGCGGCCAtgccggaggaggcggcaacggccgcaacaccaccctcgagGGCGGCGATTCTCTTCTCGAACACATCGATGGTGGGGTTCATGATTCTGGAGTAGATGTTGCCAAACTCCTTGAGGCCGAAGAGGCGGGCACCGTGAGCCGAGTCATTGAAAACGTAGCTCTGTTGTACTTGTTAGCCATCTCCACCTTCTTGAGGTAGGTATATGAGTCGTTTCTCACGCTGGTGGCATAAATGGGGACGGCACGGGAGTTGGTGGCAGGGTCAGGCTCCTGGCTATAGCATTCGCACTCTGATCAGCATGGTCCTCTCTCTCAAAAGTAGATTCAACGGTAGCACATACCCTGCATGGAGCTGGAGGGTCTCGAATCTCTGCTCAGACATGATGactgtggtgttggttgaaGTAGGAAACGGGGTATCAACGGGGTATCAGAAAAGACacaagtaaaagaaaaacacCCTTCAAACACGAGGCTGAGGCTCGAGACAGGGACGAAGGTCGAAGTATGGAGGGGACAGGAACAAGGAGTTCAAGGGGCGGCGAGGACGGGAACAGGAGGCCTTTTTACATTTTTCACTTCTGGGGGTCCCCGCCTGTGACAACCCACCCACGTTCTCGGAATGATCGTCACACGTCCCAACACACAGCAACAAGCCAGGGCCCCGTTTACCTCACACCACAGCAAGGCTGGCCCAGGATGCATTTCCATTACCTGGGCTACGAATTGGCATGTTTTTCCCGCGTGGTGACGGGCTTGCAGTTTACAGGAGTGGGTGTACTTTGCATGCCACtttgggaaagggagggggtgaatgTCCAAAGCACGCAATCGCGCCATCGACTCATGGCGTGGGGCAGCAAGTCACGTTTTGGGAGCTGCGATGCGCTGTGTACGAGCCTGATCACCCAACAATGGAGACTGCTTCTTCGGTTGTcagtcgaggaggagaagggcaTCCATTCTTATTAGCATCAAGGCCCGTCATTGTATTGCTTCAAGACGTGTTTTGTTACTTGAGCTTCTACTCTCTTGCCCATCAAGGTTGTCGACGATAAGGCCGATAGTCGGAGGTtgccccaccatcaaccttTTGTAAGTCGCCAAGTGTAGGTACATGCTGCAGGAGTAGGAGATTGTGACAGATGCTAGCCGAATCTCATCGACCACCGGATTGGGtttggagatgggatgaggtGATATTCAAGTGGACTTACACGAGAGGATCAAGGCGGGGTAGCTTTCTCCAACAAGGGGTTGAGAGTTAAGCTGGCCGATCACTTGCTGCATTTCGACTGGCTGCATTTCGATTTCGAGGTACATGGCGAACAATGAATGGTGAATGTGAGACAGAACAATGCAGTGAGGCAAACTCGCAATGGGAACCCCAAGTGACACCAGgcgcctgctgctgtggtggcTCTGTTTCTCGACAGTAAGTCAAATAGAATCCAGAGGGGATCAAAGATGGGACGGTCAAGAAGAGAATAAATAGAGGTCCGAAGTGAGGCATAACATGGCGGCTGAGAGAACCACCCAGATCTGGTAACCATGAGACTGGGAAGATGGGTTCAGAAGAGCGACCCCCACATGAGTGATCCATgtctcatcccatcccatcccatccacatGCGAGACCTCAGGTAAGAAATTAGGTAATGTATGGGGACTTTATATCGGAGCAAGACTTTTCCTGTTATGTGGCAATGAAGGAGCGTTTACCCATGAAGAGCATTCGAAGGCAAAGTTCATACATAACATCTTTGTTGGTATTGTCATCAACAGCTCCCAGGATTGTCATCTTTCCCAAAACCAGCCACCCAGAAACACTACCCTCATAAAGCGCCAGCTCAAAAAAGAGACGTTATAAGATAAAAATGTGACCGACTCTAGCCAGCCGTCAAGGCTGGAGCAGCCAACATCGACAAGAACAGAATCTAAGCAAAAGGAAACCATCATATCATACCTATCCAAACCATCGCCCGCCCGAGCCATGTCCTGTTGTCCGTAATAAACCTTCCCCGCCAGGGCCGAATCCTTCTCGCATTCCAGATCCGAGCACCGAACCTCTGGTAATTCCGAGCagccaccactcccaccaccacggaGCGCATAGAACTGTGCCGCATTCCCGCCAGCCCCTGAGAAGCCACCATCGCGAAGGAGCCACGAAAATCAACGGCCCGGTCGATCCCCCAGGAATCCTCCCGCATCCCCAGAAAACTGGCTGGTCTTTGATCAACCTCCACCGGCACGACAGCTTCTAACCTCAGTCTTTCCAACATTTtaagcctcctccttgttgGTAACAGgaacctccaccgccgccggctccttcctcttccaactcatcaacccccccttcttcaccacctccctcgccataaTCACCCCCGACCCAGTCCACACCAGCCACGCCGCCGCAGCAAACGCAACGTCAGCCTGCGCACTTTGGCAGACGCTCCCCCGACAAAACAGCAGTTTGCTCAGGAAAACCGCCAGCCCGACAAACCCGGCGAACCAAAAGAGCACGTTTGACAGTTCCACCCCCAAAGCGATGTAGTTACTGGCGGCCGTCTTAGGGGCGACGAAGCGAGGGATGAGGAACTCGAGagcgaggatggagaggagggagtagagggaggcgaagaagaggaagttgatggaagagggggaggaaattACTGTTGTTGTGTTGTACCAGTGGGCGACTGTGGAAAAAGGTTAGTTTCAGGGTGATAGATATAGGAGAGAGAGTTGATTTGGGAGGTAAGGAGGGGCGAGTACCGTATGATGAGAGAGCAAGGACTATGAGAGCAAAGACGCCTTGGATGGcccggagggggaggatgactgTCTTAAAGAGGGCCATGGTTGTGAGTTTTGACGTTTTGATCTCGTATTCGTGATGGCTTGATTTTGATAAGATGTGAATGTTTCGATTTCGGAGaattcaaaaaaaaaaaaaaaaaaaaagcagtTGCTGGCCTGCTTGCGTATCGAAGAGAAGGATGAATGTATCAAAGGAGTGACGAaatgaagagaaagaaaatgtCTAGGATAGACTGGATAACAACACCGCAGATGTCTGATGGAAGGAAAAATGAAAAAGAATAGCAAGAGGAATCATAAGAATCAAGCAGTCTTGACTTTTGTCCAAGTCAATGAGTGAAGTGACATTATCCAAGCCGTCAACGACCCCCCTGAAACGCAAATCATCAAGCATTTTCATTCATGCTAGATGGGGGTTCGTAGCTACTGGGCGCGCGAGGCCACCCAATGGTAGATGGTACCATTGTTTAAAACAAGGCTGTGAAGTAGTGTTGAAGTTGCCCTTCAAGACCGGCTAGGGGTGACTCCGTGACGGGAATATCCACCCTGATCGCtgcgttggtggtgacgaagTGGGCATGGGGGTTTTATCTGGAACATGAAACGGGATGACAGGAGACGGGCTATAAGAAGGGATGGGTCCCGCCTCTTGTTGTCTGAATTTGAGGTGCCGGTTTTTCTTGCCTTTTTTCAAGATCTGTCTTTCGAGTTTTCTCGCTCAGGTCCCCAAGAAAAATGCAATTGGATATCTCGAAAATCGCTGGACAAGCAGAGTAAGATGGCAGGTGTCTGTCGACAGTTGTTTGGCTTGCTTGAGCTTGAGATGAGAGGTGGAACTTCACACAAAAGCGACTCACACAAGCTGCTGGGTTGGTTTCCATCTCAGGAGGTCCGTCATATAGAATCTTCGGGTCATCTCCAACTGCGATGTTGAGCCCCATTATCAAGAATCAAGGAGGATGTTTCATCTGATGGCTTGATGCTCTTGGATGTCTTGGCGGTTTCGAGTTGTTCAGTTTGAACTTGATGGCTCGTGCGCGATGCCGAGACCAAAACATCAATGTGGGGCATCTGAATCGCGGGGTGAGGCTGGGCGTTTTCATGGCTCCCAAAGGCGACTAGGTTGTCCCAGCTCGCCCGAGTTCCATCCCAGCCGAGGTCGATGGCTGTCCGAGGCTTTTTGAACGTCTGCCATCCTGACGTCGACAACCGCCAGTCCCAACCGTCGGTAACTGTTCGATTTAGTTTGTTTCCGAAGGCCTGTTTCTGGATAGCAGTAACCGTCCTCCCGGCGCAACGTCCAACGTCGTGAGCCTCTCCAAACGCTCGCACGCTGTTCCtgacccccacccccgcagTTACAAAGTCTGGAGTGGATATCGACATTGCCAGCCACGGGTGCTTTCTTTGTTGACTTCACTTGCTGGTGGGCTTTTTCAGTAAAACGAAATGCTTGCTTCTCCGCACCCCGCATTCTCAAAAGATGGGATCCCCCGCGTGTCATCTGTCTTGTCTGGGGAAATCTCCCTCTGCGCATGTGATGGCCGTACCGGGAAAGGGCCTCCGCGCATCTTCGTGGGAGGTCGTGGAATTTGTCGCTTGGCGAAGCCTTGGATGTCGGCCCCATGTTCCAATCCGGTGTCCCGTTGCCAGTTGCGGATTCCAACACCGGCCATTGCCTCCACGGCCAAAAGCATTGGGGAACAACCACCATTTGGCGCCACAGGTCCACTGTTGTCGCTGGACCAGCCGAGGCTGACCTCTGCGACGAGGTACCCAACCCCTAACAGAGTCGTCAACGGCCATGCTGATATTGGGCCTCCGACATAGAGTTGAAGCGTGCAGAGTTGACAGTAGTGTTTACAAGACATAGAGAAACAAGCTCAACTTTGAGGGACAGCTTTTAGCCCACGGTTTCACATCAAGGCGCATCTGCAAACCAAGACTCATGATGGCGTAGCAGGTCTCTCATGTCCAGTCGCAACGCGCTGATTTGGCAGCCCGGACAACCCGGTTAGCTCCCACCCCCCTGTCGCACTCGGCTCAAGACCAACTTGGACGAGACACATGCTGCCGAGCGCCGACCCTGTTGACGAAAAGGAGACCATCTCCCCGTCAGCTTGTGGCTTTTTTGGGCCGCTTCTGCTCAAAACCATtcctccatcctccaacGACCGGTGacgccaacctccccctaGCTGCCACTTGTGTGTTTTGACGAATTGCTGTTTCTTGTCTTTGTTCGTGCGGGTCACATCTACTAGACGCCGTTCgaccttcccctccttcaaccaCCGGTACGAATAACGACGCTCGTTTTGAGTTTCGCCGAAACACCTCGCGGCCATGGCTCCCAGCAAGCAGGACACGACGGCTTACATCAACGCCATCgcccaaccaccccctccgggCACTCCCTAcgccctccccatccccggcACCGAGCGCCCCAACCGGACTCCCATCTACCGCCATTGGCGCTTCCAGAACGGCCCTCTTCTCGAGACCTTCGACCCCGCCATTCGCACCGTCCACGATCTCTTCGAAGCTTCCGTCGCGCGGGTCCCCAGAAACAGATGCTTGGGCCACAGACCCTGGAACCCTGTCTCCAAGACATGGGAGAACAAGTTTGTCTGGACGACATATACCGAGGTTGCTGAGCGCAGGAAGAACTTTGGTGCTGGCATCGTTGAGCTGCACCAGCGGGTTGGCGTCACGGCTGACAAGAAGTATGCTGTCGGTCTCTGGGCCCAGAACCGCCCCGAGTGGCAAATCACCGAGTTGGCTCTGCTCTCGCAGTCCTTGTGGCCCGTTTCGCTCTACGAGACTCTCGGACCCGAGGCGACCGAGtacatcatcaaccacagcGAGCTGACTGCCGTTGTCTGCTCGCTCCCTCACATCCCCACTCTCCTGAAGCTTGCGCCCCGCGTGCCCAGCCTCAAGTTCATCATCTCCCTGGACCCCCTCGATGCCGGTGAGATGACCGGCCACTCCAAGCTGTCGCTCTTGAACGCTGCGGCCGCCCAGGTTGGCCTTGAGATCTTCTCCATGGAGGGCGTGGAGGCGCTGGGTGCCCGCTCCGGCCGCCCAATGCGCCCTCCCCAGCCCGAGGATGTTTTGACCATCAACTACACCTCTGGTACCACTGGTGACCCCAAGGGTGTCCTTATCACCCACGCCAACGGTGTTGCCGGTATCTCGGCTGCTCGCTCCAACCAGAGCATCACGGCTGGCGACGTCCACCTGTCTTATCTTCCTCTTGCGCATATCTATGGTCGCATGGCTGACCAGACTGCTCTCGCGGAAGGCGCCAGCATCGGTTACTTCCACGGTGACATCACCCAGCTTGTGGAGGATATCAAGCTCCTGCGCCCAACTGGTCTCATGTCGGTGCCCCGTCTCTTCAACCGCATCAACTCTGCCATCCAGGCCGCCACGGTTGAGCAGGAGGGCTTCAAGGGTGCCCTCTCGCGCCGTGTCAttgaggccaagaaggccagcATGAAGCTTCCTCCTGGCAAGGCCACCAACAAGCACTTCCTCTACGACAAGATCTGGACCCCCAAGGTCCTCAAGGGTGTTGGTCTCTCTCGCGCTCGCACCATGGTCAGCGGTTCCGCCCAGCTCGACCCCGACGTCCACGAGTTCCTTCGCGCCGCCTTTGGCAACAACTTCGTCCAGGGTTTCGGCATGACCGAGACCTATGCCGTCGGTACCGTCCAGATGCCCGGCGATTTCACCACCGGCAACATCGGCCCCCCGTGCCCCTCGGTCGAGCTCTGCATCGAGTCCGTCCCCGACTACGAGTACACCGTCGAGGACAAGCCCAACCCCCGCGGCGAGCTGCTCATGCGCGGtcccatcatcttcaagGAGTACTACCGCAACCCCGAGGAGACGGCCAAGACAATCGAGGCCGACGGGTGGTTCCACACCGGCGACATCGTCGAGGTGGACAGCATGGGCCGCTTCAAGATCATCGACCGCAAGAAGAACGTGCTCAAGCTCGCGCAGGGCGAGTATATTTCCCCCGAGCGCATCGAGAACGTCTACCTCGGCAGCtgcaacctcctcgccatggCCTTTGTGCACGGCGAGCCCAAGGAGTCGAGTTTGGTGGCTGTGTTCGGTATCGACCCTGTGCACTTTGCTCCTTATGCCAGCAAGATCCTCAAGCAGAACATTTCTGCCGAGGACAAGGCTGCGCTCAAGGTGGCGGCGAACGACCCGAGGGTCAAGGGGGCGCTGTTGAAGCTGTTGGATAACATTGGAAAGAGCCACAAGTTCAACAGCTACGAGAAGGTGAAGAATATCTATTTGGATATTGAGCCTTTTTCGATCGAGAATGAGCTTTTGACTCCCACGTAAGTTTTTCCGAGTCACTGTATTGGATACAGTATAACTAACGAGATGAACAGCCTCAAGCTCAAGCGCCCGCAGACGGCGAGGGCTTTCCGCGCCGAGATTGACCGCATGTATGAGGAGATTGCGGCCAATGCTGGTTCCAAGCCCAAGTTGTAAGCTGttaggggggtgggttgattTAGGGGGGATGATTTACTCTGCCATATTGTGTAATACCCAGCTGTTTTTGGATATgtcggggaggatgggggcgggggcggttGTTTATTTGAAGCGGGTTTCATATAGTGTTATTTATATACACACTTGTAACTTACAGAGTGGGAGTAGGGAGGAAAAACAGGACGAAATATCTTTTATCATAGTGTATATGTGTAAAGTCTGAATCGAGAAAATGCCATGAGATGAGGTACCGTCCATCGTGTGCCTGTACATCTGTTCTTGCACTTGTTCCTTTCCTAACTATCTTGGTGCAATATCTTGGTGTAGGCAAAGCGCTTTC from Podospora pseudopauciseta strain CBS 411.78 chromosome 3, whole genome shotgun sequence encodes the following:
- the MET15 gene encoding Homocysteine/cysteine synthase (COG:E; EggNog:ENOG503NVTU); its protein translation is MSEQRFETLQLHAGQEPDPATNSRAVPIYATSSYVFNDSAHGARLFGLKEFGNIYSRIMNPTIDVFEKRIAALEGGVAAVAASSGMAAQFMAIAALAHSGDNIVSTSNLYGGTYNQFKVLFQRFGITTKFVTGDKPEDFAAVIDDKTKAVYIESIGNPRYNVPDFEKIANIAHEHGIPVVVDNTFGAGGYFVRPIEHGADIVVHSATKWIGGHGTTIGGVIVDAGKFDWGKHGKRFPQMVEPSEGYHGLKFWETFGAITYAIRVRVELLRDLGACLNPFGAQQLLLGIETLSLRAERHASNALTLARYLEASPYVAWVSYPGLESHPSHELAKKYLKRGFGGVLSFGVKGGGAAGSQIVDSFKLISNLANVGDSKTLAIHPWTTTHEQLTDEEKISSGVSEDLIRVSVGTEHIEDIVADFEQAFKAAEASTTKGDETEVADRTKTDAAPTEV
- a CDS encoding hypothetical protein (COG:S; EggNog:ENOG503P4J1); the encoded protein is MALFKTVILPLRAIQGVFALIVLALSSYVAHWYNTTTVISSPSSINFLFFASLYSLLSILALEFLIPRFVAPKTAASNYIALGVELSNVLFWFAGFVGLAVFLSKLLFCRGSVCQSAQADVAFAAAAWLVWTGSGVIMAREVVKKGGLMSWKRKEPAAVEVPVTNKEEA
- the FAA2 gene encoding medium-chain fatty acid-CoA ligase faa2 (EggNog:ENOG503NUAR; COG:I), with amino-acid sequence MAPSKQDTTAYINAIAQPPPPGTPYALPIPGTERPNRTPIYRHWRFQNGPLLETFDPAIRTVHDLFEASVARVPRNRCLGHRPWNPVSKTWENKFVWTTYTEVAERRKNFGAGIVELHQRVGVTADKKYAVGLWAQNRPEWQITELALLSQSLWPVSLYETLGPEATEYIINHSELTAVVCSLPHIPTLLKLAPRVPSLKFIISLDPLDAGEMTGHSKLSLLNAAAAQVGLEIFSMEGVEALGARSGRPMRPPQPEDVLTINYTSGTTGDPKGVLITHANGVAGISAARSNQSITAGDVHLSYLPLAHIYGRMADQTALAEGASIGYFHGDITQLVEDIKLLRPTGLMSVPRLFNRINSAIQAATVEQEGFKGALSRRVIEAKKASMKLPPGKATNKHFLYDKIWTPKVLKGVGLSRARTMVSGSAQLDPDVHEFLRAAFGNNFVQGFGMTETYAVGTVQMPGDFTTGNIGPPCPSVELCIESVPDYEYTVEDKPNPRGELLMRGPIIFKEYYRNPEETAKTIEADGWFHTGDIVEVDSMGRFKIIDRKKNVLKLAQGEYISPERIENVYLGSCNLLAMAFVHGEPKESSLVAVFGIDPVHFAPYASKILKQNISAEDKAALKVAANDPRVKGALLKLLDNIGKSHKFNSYEKVKNIYLDIEPFSIENELLTPTLKLKRPQTARAFRAEIDRMYEEIAANAGSKPKL